In the Chlorobium limicola DSM 245 genome, one interval contains:
- a CDS encoding site-specific DNA-methyltransferase — MAKKQSQPLDVDIFKHDEATRKNIPTAEHQSVMEKEEQSPVRVAYERRNRDLDPQLVWRGKDEQDWSDLVVQAPPLYIQEKVHPKVLIDDLMRRSKADAKAAEAQIDMFADFNGLPDDSAKTEFYKHDAHWANRMILGDSLQVMASLAEREGLRGKVQCIYIDPPYGIKFNSNFQWSTTSRDVKDGNTDHITREPEQVKAFRDTWRDGIHSYLTYLRDRLTVARDLLTESGSIFVQIGDENVHRVRALMDEVFGDENFLSLVSFQTSTGRTSKTLDTVSDYILWYAKNSDVVKFRQLFAGEEAFASSGSDFKEEYELGDMTSQHPSDTRSCEIEFHGEYFKPSSARQWAFDPQNIYRLEKADRVVRFSEKQIRWKKYSSERAKGKFHNVWTDTQFGAFASDKIYVVQTHRKVIDRCILMATDPGDLVIDPTCGSGTTAYVAEQWGRRWITIDTSRVALALARARIMGARYSYYLLADSRDGQLKEADVTGSAPSSQPTRGDIQHGFVYERVPHITLKSIANNTEIDVIWEEHQQLLEPLREKLNTSLGKNWQEWEIPREANEKWPGEALKLHAAWWKQRIARQQEIDESIAAKAEFEYLYDKPYTDRKKVRVAGPFTVESISPHRVLGFDENDDLLDSLGESGGGYSDEQSFVQMILDNLRNAGVQQAHKEDRITFNSLFPWPGDLICAEGRYMEADGNTERRAAIFIGPEFGTVSRPDLVAAAREAGDAGFDVLITCAFNYDAHSSEFNKLGRIPVLKARMNADLHMAGDLKNTGKGNLFVIFGEPDIDILDAENGQIRVRVNGVDVFHPNTGEVRSDGAEGIACWFIDTDYNMESFFVRHAYFLGANDPYKALKTTLKSEINHEAWSTLNSNISRPFDKPGTGRIAVKVINHLGDEVMKVYRIG; from the coding sequence ATGGCAAAAAAGCAATCGCAGCCTCTTGACGTTGACATATTCAAGCACGACGAGGCGACCCGCAAGAACATCCCTACCGCTGAACACCAGTCGGTCATGGAAAAGGAAGAGCAGAGCCCTGTAAGAGTTGCCTACGAGCGCCGGAATCGCGACCTCGATCCGCAGCTTGTGTGGCGCGGCAAGGACGAGCAGGACTGGTCGGATCTCGTGGTGCAGGCTCCGCCACTCTACATTCAGGAAAAGGTGCACCCGAAGGTGCTGATCGACGACCTGATGCGCCGCAGCAAGGCCGATGCGAAAGCCGCAGAAGCGCAGATCGATATGTTTGCCGATTTCAATGGACTGCCCGACGACAGCGCAAAAACCGAGTTCTACAAGCACGATGCGCACTGGGCGAATCGCATGATTCTCGGCGACAGCCTGCAGGTAATGGCGAGTCTTGCCGAACGCGAAGGATTGCGGGGCAAGGTTCAGTGCATTTACATTGATCCGCCTTACGGCATAAAGTTCAACTCCAACTTCCAGTGGTCCACCACCAGCCGCGACGTCAAGGACGGCAACACCGACCACATCACCCGCGAACCCGAGCAGGTCAAGGCCTTCCGCGACACCTGGCGCGACGGCATCCACTCCTACCTTACCTATCTCCGCGACCGCCTTACCGTTGCAAGGGATTTGCTCACCGAATCAGGATCGATCTTCGTCCAGATCGGCGACGAGAACGTGCACCGGGTAAGGGCGCTGATGGATGAAGTTTTCGGGGATGAGAATTTCCTTTCTCTTGTTAGTTTTCAAACATCAACCGGAAGGACATCGAAAACTTTAGATACGGTTTCTGATTATATATTGTGGTATGCGAAAAATAGCGATGTAGTAAAATTTAGACAGCTTTTTGCTGGTGAAGAGGCTTTTGCCTCATCAGGAAGCGATTTTAAAGAAGAATATGAATTAGGTGATATGACTTCACAGCATCCGAGTGATACAAGGAGTTGTGAGATAGAGTTCCATGGCGAGTATTTTAAACCATCAAGTGCAAGACAATGGGCATTTGATCCTCAAAATATATATCGGCTTGAGAAAGCTGACAGAGTTGTTCGATTTAGTGAAAAGCAAATAAGATGGAAAAAATATAGTTCAGAAAGAGCAAAGGGAAAATTCCATAACGTTTGGACTGATACTCAATTTGGAGCTTTTGCAAGTGATAAAATTTACGTTGTTCAAACTCATCGTAAAGTTATTGATCGCTGTATCCTGATGGCAACCGATCCCGGCGATCTTGTGATCGATCCGACATGCGGTTCGGGGACGACAGCTTATGTCGCCGAGCAGTGGGGCAGGCGGTGGATTACCATCGATACCTCACGCGTGGCGCTTGCGCTTGCGCGGGCTCGCATCATGGGGGCGCGCTACTCGTACTACCTGCTTGCCGACAGCCGCGACGGGCAACTGAAGGAAGCTGATGTCACCGGTTCGGCACCTTCATCCCAGCCGACGAGGGGCGATATCCAGCACGGCTTCGTCTATGAGCGGGTACCGCACATTACCCTGAAATCGATAGCCAACAATACGGAAATCGACGTTATCTGGGAGGAGCATCAGCAACTTCTTGAACCGCTTCGAGAAAAACTCAATACATCCCTTGGCAAGAACTGGCAGGAGTGGGAGATACCTCGCGAAGCTAATGAAAAATGGCCGGGAGAAGCTCTGAAACTACATGCGGCATGGTGGAAACAGCGCATCGCACGCCAGCAGGAGATAGACGAATCCATTGCAGCAAAGGCGGAGTTCGAGTACCTTTACGACAAGCCCTACACCGATAGAAAGAAAGTCCGCGTGGCCGGGCCCTTCACTGTTGAAAGCATCTCTCCGCACCGCGTACTCGGCTTCGATGAGAACGACGATTTACTTGACTCTCTTGGTGAATCCGGCGGCGGATACAGCGACGAACAGAGTTTCGTCCAGATGATTCTTGACAATCTCAGGAATGCCGGTGTCCAGCAGGCGCACAAGGAAGACAGAATCACCTTCAACTCGCTCTTTCCCTGGCCGGGTGACCTCATCTGCGCCGAAGGACGATATATGGAAGCCGACGGCAATACCGAACGCCGCGCAGCCATTTTCATCGGCCCTGAATTCGGTACAGTCTCCCGTCCCGACCTCGTTGCAGCAGCCCGTGAAGCCGGAGACGCAGGTTTCGACGTGCTCATCACCTGCGCCTTCAACTACGACGCCCATTCCTCGGAGTTCAACAAACTCGGCAGAATCCCTGTGCTCAAAGCCCGTATGAACGCCGACCTCCACATGGCCGGAGACCTTAAAAATACCGGCAAAGGCAACCTCTTTGTCATCTTCGGCGAACCCGACATCGACATTCTTGACGCCGAAAACGGACAGATACGAGTCCGTGTCAACGGCGTGGACGTCTTCCACCCCAACACCGGCGAAGTCCGCAGCGACGGAGCAGAAGGCATCGCCTGCTGGTTTATCGACACCGACTACAACATGGAATCCTTCTTCGTCCGCCACGCCTACTTCCTCGGCGCGAACGACCCATACAAAGCCCTGAAAACAACCCTGAAAAGCGAAATCAACCACGAAGCCTGGTCAACCCTGAACAGCAACATATCCCGTCCGTTCGATAAACCTGGAACAGGGCGAATTGCTGTCAAAGTGATCAATCATCTGGGAGATGAGGTTATGAAGGTGTACAGGATAGGGTGA
- a CDS encoding Fic family protein has translation MLDLPLKIFISSVQKEFAAERTALKEYLRGDPLMRRFFECFLFEDEPAADQRADQCYLDEVDRCDIYLGLFGKEYGWEDVDGISPTHHEFNSASEKGKNRLIYVKGADDSVRHPKMRALIDNAASNLIRRRFNSAEELVAAVYASLVRFLEELELLRFGPFDATFCRNATIDDLDEERISRFLGLARRGRSFPLPENTKPHDVLVHLNLLDKDRPTNAAILLFGKQPQRFLITSEVKCAHFHGYEVEKPIPSYQVYKGTVFELVDQAKDFVLSKIDLWVGTRAESTQVPTKYEIPQEVIAEAIVNAVVHRDYTSKASVQVMLFKDRLEVWNPGTLPPTLTLEKLRGPHASLPHNPLIAEPMYLTKYIERMGTGIGDMIRRCRKAGLPEPEITIDGGFWVLTIRRKKSGSETQVTGQVTGQVTGQVTGQVTGQVRQLLSVAQGDMSRKEMMTALSLSSRDNFEKLYLRPALVAGFLELTIPGKPKSRLQKYRMTSKGKELLQSLDQKRM, from the coding sequence ATGCTTGATCTGCCGCTGAAAATCTTCATCAGCAGCGTTCAGAAAGAGTTTGCCGCTGAGCGCACAGCACTGAAAGAGTATCTGAGGGGCGATCCGCTCATGCGCCGGTTTTTCGAATGCTTCCTTTTCGAAGACGAGCCTGCCGCCGATCAGCGGGCAGATCAATGTTATCTCGATGAGGTTGATCGTTGCGATATTTATCTGGGTCTTTTCGGCAAAGAGTATGGATGGGAAGATGTCGACGGTATATCTCCAACGCATCATGAGTTCAACAGTGCCTCCGAAAAGGGCAAGAACCGTCTCATCTACGTCAAAGGTGCTGATGACAGCGTTCGGCATCCGAAAATGCGTGCGTTAATCGACAATGCAGCCAGCAACCTTATCCGGCGTCGGTTCAACTCCGCTGAAGAGCTTGTTGCCGCAGTGTATGCAAGTCTTGTCAGGTTTCTCGAAGAGCTGGAACTGCTTCGTTTCGGCCCGTTCGATGCTACATTCTGCCGGAACGCAACCATTGACGATCTCGACGAAGAAAGGATTAGCCGTTTTCTCGGGCTTGCCCGTCGGGGTCGGAGCTTTCCATTGCCGGAGAATACGAAGCCGCATGATGTTCTTGTCCACCTCAACCTGCTCGACAAGGATCGCCCGACCAATGCCGCTATCCTGTTGTTCGGCAAACAGCCTCAGCGCTTTCTGATTACCTCCGAGGTTAAATGCGCCCATTTCCACGGCTACGAAGTGGAAAAACCCATTCCCTCATATCAGGTGTACAAAGGTACGGTTTTCGAACTTGTCGATCAGGCCAAGGATTTCGTGCTTTCAAAAATCGATCTCTGGGTTGGAACACGAGCTGAAAGCACCCAGGTACCGACGAAATACGAAATACCGCAGGAGGTTATAGCCGAAGCTATCGTCAACGCCGTCGTGCACCGCGACTACACCAGCAAAGCGAGTGTACAGGTCATGCTCTTCAAGGATCGCCTCGAAGTCTGGAATCCCGGCACCTTGCCGCCGACTCTGACCCTCGAAAAGCTGCGCGGTCCACACGCATCCCTGCCGCACAACCCGCTCATCGCCGAACCGATGTACCTTACCAAATACATCGAGCGCATGGGAACCGGTATCGGCGACATGATCCGGCGATGCAGAAAGGCTGGATTGCCGGAACCGGAAATCACGATTGACGGCGGATTCTGGGTGCTGACGATACGGAGGAAAAAATCCGGCTCAGAAACTCAAGTCACAGGGCAAGTCACAGGGCAAGTCACAGGGCAAGTCACAGGGCAAGTCACAGGGCAAGTCAGGCAGTTATTAAGTGTTGCGCAGGGTGATATGTCACGCAAAGAGATGATGACAGCATTGAGTCTGTCGAGTAGAGATAATTTCGAAAAGCTCTATCTGCGACCGGCTCTGGTGGCAGGATTTCTTGAACTGACGATACCAGGCAAGCCGAAAAGCCGCTTACAGAAATATCGTATGACATCGAAAGGAAAAGAGCTTCTTCAATCGCTCGATCAGAAAAGGATGTAG
- a CDS encoding BPTD_3080 family restriction endonuclease, whose product MSNPFFDHPILNSPYRYPERHWELDEHGQPTQKIIDTRRPAQFITPIPKPRKRRSDEAQQQLVFDEGKGLSTETQQYDQTSLINAVRREVEKWRELPNPNNWQVTPETARLLQHWRHHDFSGIRPFFCQVEAVETAIWLTEVAPHTGKTGKRFLDHLEDANGNANPEIMRLALKLATGAGKTTVMAMLIAWQAVNAARRPQSRKFTRGFLVVTPGITIRDRLRVLLPNDPDSYYKSRELVPGDMIGDIERAKIVITNYHAFKLRERHELSKGGRLLLQGRGQKLQTLETEGQMLQRVMPYLMGMKNIMVINDEAHHCYREKPDGDEFQELRGDEKKEAEENNEAARVWITGIETVKRKLGVNWVIDLSATPFFLSGSGYAEGTLFPWTMSDFSLMDAIESGIVKLPRVPVADNVPGGDMPKFRELWKHIGKKMPKKSRSKTNAYDPLSIPVELQTALEALYGHYRQTFDLWKENNISVPPCFIVVCNNTSTSKLVHDYISGFYREQEDGTKQLVNGRLELFRNFDADGSPLPQPSTLLIDSKQLESGDALDRNFRDMAGDEIERFRREIIERTGDRRQAENLTDQDLLREVMNTVGKHGRLGQSIRCVVSVSMLTEGWDANTVTHVLGVRAFGTQLLCEQVIGRALRRQSYDLNEECLFNTEYADVLGIPFDFTAKPVVAPPQPPRETVQVRAVRPERDHLEITFPNVAGYRVELPEEQLTAEFTDESVLELTPDLVGPSITRNSGIIGEAIDLSLEHLGDMRQSTLLFHLTQRLLYTKWRDPEESPKLHLFGQLKRITRQWLDTCLVCKGGTYPAQLIYQELADIACNRITAAITRAEIGRRPVKAVLDPYNPTGSSRYVNFTTSKRDRWETDARHCHVNWVILDSDWEAEFCRVAESHPKVRSYVKNHNLGLEVPYRYGSEMRRYLPDFIVLIDDGNGSDDLLHLVVEIKGYRREDAKEKKSTMDTYWITGVNNIGTYGRWAFAELTQPYTFELDMGKQIEEAFSRMLEQASAVQSEGATSHA is encoded by the coding sequence ATGAGCAATCCTTTCTTCGATCATCCCATACTCAACTCTCCCTACAGGTATCCCGAACGGCACTGGGAACTCGACGAACACGGCCAGCCTACCCAGAAAATCATCGACACTCGACGACCGGCGCAGTTCATCACGCCGATTCCGAAACCCCGCAAACGCAGGAGTGACGAAGCCCAGCAGCAGCTTGTTTTCGACGAAGGAAAAGGCCTTTCAACCGAAACCCAGCAGTACGACCAGACATCGCTTATCAACGCCGTCCGCCGTGAGGTTGAGAAGTGGCGGGAATTGCCGAACCCGAACAACTGGCAGGTAACGCCTGAAACCGCCCGGCTGCTGCAGCACTGGCGGCACCACGACTTCAGCGGTATCCGTCCCTTTTTCTGTCAGGTGGAAGCGGTAGAAACCGCCATCTGGCTGACCGAGGTTGCACCCCATACGGGAAAAACGGGCAAGAGGTTTCTCGACCATCTCGAAGACGCCAATGGCAATGCCAACCCGGAAATCATGCGCCTTGCACTGAAGCTTGCAACCGGAGCCGGCAAAACCACCGTTATGGCCATGCTCATTGCGTGGCAGGCGGTCAATGCCGCCCGCAGGCCGCAAAGCCGGAAGTTCACGCGAGGCTTTCTCGTTGTCACGCCAGGCATCACCATTCGCGACCGGCTCAGGGTTTTGCTGCCCAACGACCCCGACAGCTATTACAAAAGCCGCGAACTTGTACCCGGCGACATGATCGGTGATATCGAACGGGCCAAGATCGTCATCACCAACTACCACGCTTTCAAGCTTCGTGAACGGCACGAACTCTCCAAAGGCGGGCGATTGCTCCTGCAGGGCAGGGGACAAAAGCTGCAGACCCTCGAAACCGAAGGGCAGATGCTGCAGCGGGTTATGCCGTACCTGATGGGTATGAAGAACATCATGGTCATCAACGATGAGGCACACCACTGTTACCGCGAAAAACCGGATGGTGATGAATTCCAGGAACTCAGGGGCGACGAGAAAAAGGAAGCCGAAGAGAACAATGAAGCGGCGCGGGTCTGGATTACCGGCATCGAAACCGTGAAAAGAAAGCTTGGCGTGAACTGGGTGATCGACCTGTCGGCTACGCCCTTTTTCCTGAGCGGTTCCGGCTATGCCGAGGGTACGCTGTTTCCCTGGACCATGAGCGACTTTTCGCTGATGGACGCCATCGAAAGCGGCATCGTCAAATTGCCGAGGGTGCCGGTAGCCGACAACGTACCCGGCGGCGACATGCCGAAGTTCCGTGAACTCTGGAAGCATATCGGCAAAAAGATGCCGAAGAAAAGCCGCAGCAAGACAAACGCCTACGACCCGCTCAGTATTCCGGTAGAGCTGCAGACTGCTCTCGAAGCGCTTTACGGCCATTACCGGCAGACCTTCGACCTCTGGAAAGAGAACAATATTTCCGTGCCACCCTGCTTCATCGTGGTTTGCAACAACACCTCGACATCGAAGCTGGTGCACGACTACATTTCCGGTTTTTACCGCGAGCAGGAAGACGGCACGAAGCAACTGGTCAACGGGAGGCTCGAACTTTTCAGGAACTTCGATGCGGACGGTTCACCCCTTCCGCAACCGAGCACACTGCTTATCGACAGCAAGCAGCTCGAATCCGGCGATGCGCTCGACAGGAACTTCCGCGACATGGCCGGTGACGAAATCGAACGGTTCCGGAGAGAGATCATCGAGCGAACCGGCGACCGCCGACAGGCTGAAAACCTCACCGATCAGGACCTTCTGCGCGAGGTCATGAACACCGTGGGAAAGCATGGCCGGCTTGGGCAGTCGATCCGTTGCGTGGTGTCGGTCTCCATGCTTACCGAAGGGTGGGACGCCAACACGGTCACCCATGTGCTCGGCGTCCGCGCATTCGGCACCCAGCTCCTCTGCGAGCAGGTGATCGGGCGCGCTCTGCGCAGGCAGTCCTACGATCTCAACGAAGAGTGTCTCTTCAACACCGAATATGCCGATGTGCTCGGCATACCCTTCGACTTCACCGCCAAGCCGGTTGTCGCCCCGCCGCAGCCGCCGCGCGAAACCGTGCAGGTCAGGGCTGTCCGTCCGGAACGCGATCATCTTGAAATCACCTTTCCCAACGTGGCGGGTTATCGTGTCGAACTGCCTGAAGAACAGCTTACCGCCGAGTTTACCGATGAATCGGTGCTCGAACTTACGCCCGACCTTGTCGGCCCCTCGATCACGCGCAACTCGGGCATCATCGGCGAAGCCATCGACCTCAGCCTCGAACACCTTGGCGACATGCGCCAGTCAACCCTGCTGTTCCACCTGACCCAGCGGCTGCTCTACACCAAATGGCGCGACCCGGAGGAGTCGCCCAAGCTGCACCTCTTCGGCCAGCTCAAGCGCATCACCCGCCAGTGGCTCGACACCTGCCTTGTCTGCAAAGGGGGAACCTACCCTGCGCAGCTCATCTATCAGGAACTTGCCGACATTGCCTGCAACCGCATCACAGCAGCCATCACGAGGGCGGAAATCGGCAGGCGGCCGGTCAAGGCCGTGCTCGACCCTTACAATCCGACAGGTTCATCAAGGTATGTGAACTTTACCACATCGAAACGCGACCGATGGGAAACCGATGCACGGCACTGCCATGTCAACTGGGTCATTCTCGACAGCGACTGGGAAGCCGAGTTCTGCAGGGTTGCCGAATCGCATCCCAAGGTCCGTTCATACGTCAAGAACCATAACCTCGGGCTCGAAGTCCCTTACCGGTACGGCTCCGAAATGCGCCGATACCTGCCGGACTTCATTGTGCTCATTGACGACGGCAACGGCAGTGACGACCTCCTGCACCTCGTGGTTGAAATCAAGGGCTACCGGCGCGAAGACGCCAAGGAGAAGAAATCCACCATGGATACCTACTGGATTACCGGCGTCAACAACATCGGCACTTACGGGCGCTGGGCATTCGCGGAGCTTACCCAGCCCTACACCTTCGAACTGGATATGGGCAAGCAGATCGAGGAGGCGTTCAGCAGAATGCTCGAACAGGCATCGGCTGTTCAATCAGAGGGAGCGACGAGCCATGCTTGA
- a CDS encoding Fic family protein: protein MPVKLSKDTAELLEISGLANVYMNYKRHLFPLIGKGYIEMTIPEKPNSRLQKYRLTDKGLEMLREEDGDE, encoded by the coding sequence TTGCCTGTAAAACTCAGCAAAGACACAGCTGAGTTGCTTGAGATATCTGGCTTGGCCAATGTTTATATGAACTACAAACGGCATCTATTCCCGTTGATCGGGAAGGGATATATCGAAATGACTATCCCTGAAAAACCCAACAGCCGCCTGCAAAAATACCGCCTCACCGATAAAGGACTCGAAATGCTGCGGGAGGAGGATGGCGATGAGTAA
- the hepT gene encoding type VII toxin-antitoxin system HepT family RNase toxin, with protein sequence MDWPLIEQKLESLRRSILRVKDKCPKTATELACDYDAQDILSLNLTRAVQMCVDIGAHLVSDSEFPPPGTMGKTFDILCDAGIISADLAGRMKKAVGFRNIAVHNYESINWAIVYTIATAHIRDFEEFAHAVSRMSDTH encoded by the coding sequence ATGGATTGGCCGTTAATTGAACAGAAACTTGAGTCGTTGCGTCGTTCAATTCTCAGGGTTAAAGATAAATGTCCCAAAACCGCCACCGAACTTGCATGCGATTACGACGCTCAGGATATTCTCTCCCTCAATCTCACCCGTGCGGTTCAGATGTGCGTTGATATTGGAGCACATCTTGTTTCCGATTCCGAGTTTCCTCCACCCGGTACCATGGGAAAAACGTTCGATATTTTATGCGATGCCGGAATTATCAGTGCCGATTTGGCCGGTCGCATGAAAAAGGCAGTAGGATTTCGAAATATCGCCGTTCACAACTATGAATCCATAAACTGGGCAATTGTTTATACCATTGCCACAGCCCATATCCGGGATTTCGAAGAATTTGCCCATGCGGTTTCGCGAATGAGTGATACGCATTGA
- the mntA gene encoding type VII toxin-antitoxin system MntA family adenylyltransferase antitoxin — MGTEDKGMASEAIDIQIRQVLERHNAIRLAILFGSLAKGTARCESDLDLAVGADHPLDADETMELISDLAEALGRPVDLIDLSTVGEPLLGQIIDGGRRVVGSNTLYAGLLLKHLYNQEDFVPYQRRILKERREAWIGR; from the coding sequence ATGGGAACAGAAGATAAGGGTATGGCGAGCGAGGCTATCGACATTCAGATCCGCCAAGTGCTTGAACGGCATAACGCCATCCGTTTGGCGATTTTGTTTGGCTCATTGGCCAAAGGTACCGCTCGTTGTGAAAGCGATCTCGATCTGGCGGTCGGTGCGGATCATCCGCTCGACGCAGATGAAACCATGGAACTGATTTCAGACCTTGCAGAAGCATTGGGTCGCCCTGTTGATCTGATCGATCTGTCAACCGTCGGAGAGCCCTTGCTTGGTCAGATCATAGACGGAGGACGAAGAGTAGTTGGCAGTAATACGCTCTATGCCGGGTTATTGCTTAAACATCTTTATAACCAGGAGGATTTTGTGCCTTATCAGAGAAGAATTCTCAAGGAGCGGAGGGAAGCATGGATTGGCCGTTAA
- a CDS encoding pentapeptide repeat-containing protein — protein sequence MKQENTELTENGIFENIVFDSENPARGMYEECRFLRCGFANADLSGVTFRNCAFDGCDFSLAKLNNTSLQDVRFRECKLLGLQFGDCRTFLLELDFERCMLKLSTFFKLNLKNTRFRQCDLHEADFTEADLTGAFFGESDLLQAIFFHTNLEKADFRTAFNYSINPETNRLRKARFSLPGVIGLLDTYGIEIE from the coding sequence ATGAAACAGGAGAACACAGAACTTACCGAGAACGGGATTTTCGAGAACATCGTCTTCGACTCCGAAAACCCGGCTCGCGGCATGTACGAGGAGTGCCGCTTTCTGCGCTGCGGCTTCGCCAATGCGGATCTTTCAGGCGTGACCTTCAGAAACTGCGCTTTCGATGGGTGCGATTTCAGCCTTGCAAAGCTGAACAACACCAGCCTGCAGGATGTCCGGTTCAGGGAGTGCAAGCTGCTCGGCCTGCAGTTCGGCGATTGCCGCACCTTTCTTCTGGAACTCGACTTCGAACGCTGCATGCTGAAGCTCTCGACCTTTTTCAAGCTGAACCTCAAAAACACCCGGTTCAGGCAGTGCGACCTGCATGAGGCTGACTTTACGGAAGCCGACCTCACCGGTGCGTTTTTCGGGGAAAGCGATCTCCTGCAGGCGATATTTTTTCACACGAACCTCGAAAAAGCGGATTTCCGCACGGCTTTCAACTACTCCATCAACCCCGAAACCAACCGCCTCCGAAAAGCGAGGTTCTCCCTGCCGGGAGTGATCGGCCTGCTCGATACCTACGGCATCGAGATCGAGTAG
- a CDS encoding type II toxin-antitoxin system HipA family toxin, protein MYRSVNLIEVRAWNRTVGTVTMEPGSGSCIFEYDPSWQDGGIELAPLTMPLSQAVHAFPLLPEATFMRLPGLLADSIPEGFGSRLIETYLVNEGLSPEAITPLDRLAYMGNSGMGALEFRPMRGPRFSKPKELEIDYLVAASDAAFAANIHNDRETEAALTNLFQVGASAGGKQPKAVIAWNEESDEIRSGQLPAGPGFELWIIKLDGVAMDCDTSCESSFGRIEYAYSMMAKAAGIAMTECGLLEENGRAHFMTRRFDRRDGEKLHLQSLCALRHLDCIEGETHDYDRYFETVKALGLPEPAMQEAFRRMVFNVLAANCDDHTRSLSFLMDAAGTWSLSPAYGLTHAFTPYGEWKFRHRMSVNGKFRDIARQDFEAVGKRFSVPDHEGIVRDVAEAVRRWPEFAAAVRLNPETLLRVQQDFPDMG, encoded by the coding sequence ATGTACCGTTCCGTAAACCTTATTGAAGTTCGCGCCTGGAATCGCACCGTCGGAACCGTTACGATGGAACCCGGATCCGGCAGCTGCATCTTCGAATACGACCCCTCGTGGCAGGACGGAGGCATCGAGCTTGCGCCGCTGACCATGCCTCTCAGTCAGGCCGTCCACGCTTTTCCGCTGCTGCCTGAAGCCACCTTCATGCGGCTCCCCGGACTGCTTGCCGACTCCATACCCGAAGGGTTCGGCAGCAGGCTGATCGAGACCTATCTGGTAAACGAGGGACTCTCACCTGAAGCGATAACGCCGCTGGACCGGCTCGCATACATGGGCAACAGCGGCATGGGCGCGCTGGAGTTCCGCCCTATGCGCGGCCCTCGCTTTTCGAAACCGAAAGAACTGGAAATTGATTATCTGGTTGCCGCATCGGACGCGGCGTTTGCAGCAAATATCCACAACGACCGTGAAACCGAGGCCGCATTGACGAACCTCTTTCAGGTCGGCGCATCCGCCGGAGGCAAACAGCCGAAAGCCGTCATTGCATGGAACGAGGAGAGCGACGAAATCCGCTCGGGTCAACTGCCGGCCGGGCCGGGTTTCGAGCTGTGGATAATCAAGCTTGATGGCGTAGCCATGGATTGTGATACGAGCTGTGAAAGCTCTTTCGGACGGATCGAATACGCCTATTCGATGATGGCAAAAGCTGCCGGTATTGCCATGACGGAATGCGGCCTGCTCGAAGAGAACGGACGGGCGCACTTCATGACTCGCCGCTTCGACCGCCGGGATGGCGAAAAACTGCATCTGCAGAGCCTCTGCGCCTTGCGGCATCTCGACTGCATTGAAGGGGAAACCCACGATTACGACCGGTACTTCGAAACCGTCAAAGCACTCGGTCTGCCGGAACCGGCCATGCAGGAGGCCTTCAGGCGCATGGTTTTCAACGTGCTTGCGGCAAACTGCGACGATCACACCCGAAGCCTCTCGTTCCTCATGGATGCTGCCGGAACCTGGTCACTCTCCCCCGCGTACGGTCTGACGCACGCCTTCACCCCATACGGAGAGTGGAAGTTCAGGCACAGGATGTCCGTCAACGGAAAGTTCCGCGATATTGCACGACAGGATTTCGAAGCGGTTGGAAAGCGCTTTTCAGTGCCCGACCATGAAGGCATCGTCAGGGATGTGGCCGAAGCCGTCCGACGCTGGCCGGAATTCGCCGCCGCCGTGCGGTTGAATCCGGAAACCCTGCTCCGCGTTCAGCAGGATTTCCCGGATATGGGATAA